The sequence GGAATAGAAACCCTCTTGTGTGAAACTGAAGAGTTCATCCCACTGCATGACCCACATTACAGTGGATCAGCCAACTTAACCATTTGCTTGTTGGGTAGTTTGTAGTGCCATGCAACATTACTTTAGTGATCTCTGGACAAGCATAACAGATTGAGTACAGTTTAGTTTTGAAACATCACTTGATTAAgcttatgtaaaacaaaaaagtttaaatTTTAGGTTAATGCAGAAAGCCTATAGACTTAAGGAACAGAAAATCTCATCCCACTAAAGTGGGTCAGGTTGATATCTTAGCTCCATGTATGGCTTGTTGACTAGATGCAATCAAGTTGGCACCATGTCAGAGTCAGACAACTCTGGTCCTGATATGTCAGATACAATTTAGAAGTTTAAACACTAAATCATGAGGCAGAccatgagaaaatatatttttattatttttttgttctccACAACCCCCAACAGTGGGGCGATAATACATCGTAAGTTAACACTGCACATTTCCATTCCCCTTAACAAAAAGGAAGATATGGAAGAAATATTCTTGTTACAGAATGCTGTAAGCGAAGCCAAAGAACTTTGACTACTCTGGAAAACAAGCTGATCAAAATAACAAAACTTAAGACCAGTGCCCTCTTGTGTCACTGGTGCTTTTTGCTGCTGCACAAGCAGGGACACTGGTCTTGTTGGTAATTCAAGAGTTAAGTGTGCTCAGATCCCAGGAATGAGCTGAGCAGGCAGCTACGAGAATGAAGTCACCAATTGTCAGACGCACCCAGGATTGGAAAGCACTGCCTAAATTTGGTCAGGAGTGTAACACTAATTGTTCTGGATTGGCAGAATTTCCatggtaatatttttcaaacTTTACTAGGCAATACTATATGAAAGGTCAGATTTTGGTCATGATCACACAGACAAGGGATTTTAGGAGAGTGCAAGATGTTATCACAACTGGCTCTCCTACACTGCCAACACAGGAAAAGGGTCTGAATGTAGCTGTGTTATATTCAAAagtccagggccgtaactagggctgtgcgacaggggcgaccatACAGGGCGCaaagatgaagggggggggggggcgcaatttagcaatattttaggttaatttggttcaaattgagagctagggggggggggggcggcatttgtctctcgcccagggcactagaattctaagttacggctctgcaaaaGTCAATCATCTTTTGCATAATAGAGAGCAAAGCTTCAAGCTGATAAACTACTAAATTGTCCTGTGACTTATTGGTTAACTTATCTGTACTCCACCCAAGATGCTGTAACATAATTAAATGGATCTCATTAAAATCAGGTGGAGCAAGACAGAATTTACAAGCAGGGTAAGTACAGCTGTCAGCAATATCCAAGTGTAAAAATAGAGACCAAGAATTGCATAGTAGACTGAAGATAGTGTGGGTACAGGTGGGAGAAATTCCATCTTTGATATTAACATATGTAGCACATGATAGCCTTACCATAAAAACTAGAAAATTACTAAAATTAACCTTATACTGCAAGATTAAAGTGTATAGTATTTGAGAGTGTGGAGATTGTATAGTGGAAGAGATCTCAGTCTGAGTAGACTGAACACAAGAACCACCtaacttgataaaaaaataaagttatggcACTTTAACCAACATAACTGTAGCAATATAACAGTGGGGCCAAGTGCATCTATATGTCAAAAGTGACAACTTCCCACCTTCTGAGGCAAAATTGTAACAGATTTCTGCAAATATAAAGTGTTGTGGGGAAGAAAAAAGCATGgtgggtaagtggttagcacttctgcctcacagcgctggggtcatgagttcaattccagtccatggccttatctgtgtggagtttgtatgttctccctgtgtttgcgtgggtttcctccgggtgctccggtttcctcccacacgccaaaaacacactggtaggttaattggctgctatcagaattgaccctagtctctctcattatatatatatatatagcgctgtgtgtatattagggaatttagattaagctccaatggggcagggactgatgtgaatgagttctctgtacagcgctgtggaatcagtggcgctatataaatgatgatgataccataTTCCTCCATTGAAGTATAGAGTAAAGCTAGTAACTTGAACCATACtcaacatagaaaaaaaaatagtaattagaAGCTGAATCACATGCATGTTAAACAGCAGATAGACTGAGGTTCCAAACttctaattaaatataattagcacctagaaaaaaataaataaaaaaaaaataattttgtgttttgAAACTGCCACTGTCTCCATCTGATCCCGTGTTACCTAGTGGTTTCTTTGATTTAAAGCTATACAAGAGTCTAAAAACTATTAAAAGGCAcattaaaagaacataaaaaccATGTCCATCTGGATCAGTTAAGTATTAAACATATCCATAAGTAGGTTGCATTGTCCAATTTGAGCAGAGGACAACCACTCAcccccttaaaaaaaacaaaaccccttcTGCGGGGACCAGTAATATCTGCCATGTCTGCTCTCCAAGTGTTCATTCATGTGCCATAAGAAGTTAGATGGCTGAACACAGCAAGTTACAGCAGTCTTGACTGCTATATCAAgactggagaggggggggggggggagggggggggaaagacaACCAGGTCCAGTGACTTGTGCTACTTTGGCCAGCTGAAATGGACATCTGTTTAAAAATGTGTTAATTCCACTTGCATGTTGTATGCATGCACATTTTGCTCACAAGTTTATAATCTCAGCTTACTGGGGGGCTACAGTAATGAGCTGTTATGCTATAAAGCCAGTTATGTTACCATAGAGGATTTGTTGTGCATTATAGCGATTAACCCTTTTTTGGATGCACAACATAAAGTTTACTATGAGGCATTTTGATATCTCCCTCAAGCCTACAGTAAAGTCAGCTACAagttgatgattttttttttctttttttttctttaagtgaTCCAAATTTAGCATATATTCGGTTTTGTATGGTGACCTTGAGAtcaattttgtttaataaatgtaatttcagATACAATATATTAGTAATAAAAGCAAACCATCGCCCATTCTTGGGTCTGGACAGGACCTGacagattttaacttaccagaaTGGCTTTTTTTGGGTAGTTTTTTGCTACAGCCCAACATTTCCTTTAATCTTAAAATCAAGGCTGGGATCATTGCATTCCAGCCAAGCAAATTTGATAGCTTGAAAtctattctaaaaataaaataggtcACAGTCTTGTTGACCTCATCTACTTTAGTGAAAAAGTAAGCAATTGTCCTAAATTGGGAAGCAGGCCCCCATAGCACCAAATGTGTCGCTGCAGATGATATGCAAGATGGACTGAAGCATAGAAACAGACACTAAACATTTGTATGTGGTCGGCTTCACTTAAGGAAGCAATGGCACATCATACTACGTACTAAAATAGAAAGAGCGCTCAAATACTGGTCACACTGCAAGGCACCTCTTAACTTGCATTTCAACACAGGTGAGCTGCTGGATAATGCAGTACAACTTTTAGGGGATATTAACCCTTTATTTTGCAAGCATTGAAAATTAAGGAAACTGTAGTTGCCATCTAGTGATCAATATTGGAACTTGAGAAACTAAACACATTTAGATGTTGCTTGAGAGCACCTCTGCCAAGGAAAGGCTACAAGTGTAAAGGTTATTCCATAAAAGCAAGGCAAAATTTGCTTGAGCGCAAGCTTGCAAAATAAAGGGTTGAGTAAAGAGAAATATATAGTCTAGAATCTAGGAGTTAAACCATTCAAGTAGTACAGGCACTTAAGAGCTCTAACTCCTACTCTTTGGTCCAAACACCCAATATTTACACTGGTTTTAGAGCCTGCGTTAACAGAAGATTAAGAGGGGAGAAGAATTTGTGAACGAATGGTAGCCCATCAGCAGAAAGGTCTTGTTTGATGGAAAGACAAGAGGATCACACCATACTAATCAATTCATGATCTCCAGATAAGATCAAAGTGTCAAGTTTAGGCTCTTAGGTaaaatttaaaatacagtttCCTTGTTCAGTTTAGGAGATAAGCAGGCCATGGGGATCAAGTCACTGCACAGCCTGCATGTCAGTTGCAGCAAGGGAGCCAGGTCTGGTAGGAGTGACTGCAGGACACAAGAGGCTGGACAGGTGTAAAGTAGTAACTGTTGTAATTGCCATCACTCATGAAGGGGGCTGGCTGGTAGTAGCAGGCGTAGTTTGGGATTGCTGTAACAAGATTCTGTTCAGACAATACCTGAATAGCCAATGAAGCAATAAGTGATAGAGTCTGACGGCGTTCATGTCCCATTAAGCAAACTGTACTCTCATTTACTACATTGTGAAGGGTCATCAGACAGTCATAACGCTTGTCCTCCATCCCTACAAAGTGATCCTGCAGATAGCACTTAAGCTTCCGAAACTGTTCTCTTATGTCTGGGAAGTCTATGAAGTAACGAGAGCACATGTACCTCTGCATTGTTTTCATGTCCACCTCTGACTTGGGGGTAAAGCCACGCACAAGCAAGTTGCAGTATTTGAGAAGACCACCACCTCTGATCTCTTCTGGGTTCCGTGTGGCAATGATCCTATTACGCAAGTGGTCCATGGCTTCCTCAAAGTCACCATACATACTTTCTCCAGTCACAGTGGGGTGAAAGGTCTGAGACATTTGAGTCTCTGAACACTGGTTGAACATGATCATTGAATCGAGGAGGATTTGGAAGGAGTCTACGCTAAACTCAAACTGACGTCTTAGAGTGTCCACAAACTTTAACTCCATGTTTTTTCCATTGTTGTTTGATAATGATATTAGACTCCAACGGTCACTTTCGGTACAAACCTTGACTAGTTTCTGAACATAAGCTTCCTTTAGAGTCATGGGTGTGATTTTCTCCTTATTGACACCTGCAGGCAGGAAGTCCAAGAGGCAATCCAGCACAGCATGCTTCACCACCTGAAAGGCTTCAGGCCCTTTCAAGTTAACCATAAATATGAGGTCCAAATCCTTATAGCCCAAGCCACTATCTTCATGCAGCACATGACTTGCAGCTGAACCATTCAGTCGGACATTGTGAACGAGAATACCCTTCTGCTCTAAGCGATTCTTGACAACCTgcaagagatttaaataaaggTCATCACTactgcaaaaggaaaaaaaatgtttaaatttcacAGTAAAGTGCTATCAATCTGTGGCAACTTAATTTGTACTacttctaaaatataaataaggaAGTTAGCAATTTAAGTCTAGTACTCAAAGTTACAGAATGCCTCATCAGGAAACTAAGTCCCAAGCATTCCTGACAATTTATCCCATTATATAATTTGATGTTCATTGTGTTTTAACAGTATTTTGTGGCCATGAAATTCTGAACAGCCAGCCAGTTCATAGGAAATGTTATAGTATTCCCAAGACATTGGGTTGGAAGCAAATGTTTAAAGATATCAGTAGCACTGGGTTTGTCCTGTAAAGGGAAGCTAGCAGAGGACCAGCAACATGTTGACAACAGGGTAGCTGGAGATACTAGAAAAGCAGTATGACATCACATCCCTGTCAGTCAACAAGAGCTTCCAGTTCCAATAGGTCCAAAATACAGGACCTGCCTTTGTGACTCACTGAATTCCTTTCTTAGTGCGTGGCTAACATGAATGCAGTGCAGGAACAAAAAAGTTTAGAGGGGGAACTGCAGTATGAATAGGAGGGTGTATAAGAAACTATTCCATAGTTTAAGCATAAACAGTTGCACAAATCAACCAAGCCTAAAACTTTACATGTTCATTTTAATTGGTGTATTCTAGCAAGAGATTCCAGACTAAACATGTTTCAGGCTCTGCACACTCAGCAAGTCCCCATGCTGTGACATGTTTCTCTGGGACAAATTCTCCTCTCAGCGTCTATCAGGCTTCCAAGCTTTGATCTGCCGATTGTTTTAGCATTCTAATCCATCATAATATTCACTCCCATTCCCTTAAAGGTTATGCAACACTGCTCTGAAGATTTCATGGGTCTATTGGAGTAAATAGACAAGATGGGGCACCATTTATAAGcacattaaaatgattaaaacaaCAAGGTGTGCATGAAGGTAAAGAGCTTGTAATATAGCAATTCCAGCTTTATAAGAAAATACACAATACTGCACTGCCAATGCTTGTATAGACAAAACATTTTAACACTTGCTGCAGTCCCCTTTCCCCACTGTTTGATGTACCAGGTTAACAAAGGCCCTGCCCGATTTACATATGAAGTTTTATTGTGGAAAATCTCAAATCTGGAGTTTGGGGTATAGTCCTAACAAGCCAACTCTTAAACACACCTGCAGACAGacctattttcacatttatttaaagCAGAGTGCAGTGCATCTGCTGCATTTAGCTGCTTTCACATGTAGCATGTGTCAGTGATCAGAACAAGATGTCTACGAAGCATTTTTGCCAATTTCTATTTTTACATAACTAGTCAAGAGGGTCAAGTCAATTTAACTCATTCGTAATACCCCTCAACAATTGTACAAGTATAGAGTATGTGTATGCATGTTCATTACTGCAATAGTAGAGAGGCTGTTAACACCCACAATGCTCTTCCAAGTGACTGCATGTTTGTCACATTGCAGAGTCTTATCACAACTAGGCCAGACCTCATACATAAGGAGGTAATGACAGTCCATACTAAATACTTACAGCTATTACCAAAGAACGCAACCAGGAATAGCCAGTTTGTATGTTGACATATTAAAACAGGTCAGAAGACATTTTAAATAGATGTGCAAGCTTGTCAGAGAAACTGCCTCACCAAAAATTGGATTTATATAATTATAAGTTCATTAGTAATTACTATGAGATCAATATTATCAGGCCCATTTATGGTGTTTTCTAGGTTCTTTAAATGGCCTCTTGGGTTAACTCATCCATTGCagattttatatttaaacatactACATCCATAGCTTCCATTTTTCAAAATACAAAAATGGTCATCTTAAGCAGGTTAGATACACTTCTGATAGCAGCAGTTAACTGAAACTATCCAGGAGTATCCAGTGGCCACCAAAATGTCACTAGCTATTTGTAGAAGATACTTGAGCACCTGATGGGGATAGTGACAAGGGAATTAATGCAAACTCAAAATCAATGAGACTTCTGAGTGTAACTGTTACACCAGCCATCTTAAACTGGTTAGAGTGAACACATTAGAATTGTATTAATGCATGCCAACAGGTGTACATTACAGAATACAAGTTCAAAGGAAGACACCATTAAAATGTTCACTAGTGCAAGTAAAGGACTTGCATAACATGTGCAATCTTAACAGATTACATACATCACAATGGGTTCACACTCAAGCAGCAAAAATACCAACTTGAATGGCCTGTGTGGAAAGTTGCACTAGACCCTTTTCTCACAGGTCTTTCCCATATGACATACAGTATAAGGCTTTTTTTCTTGAGTATATTATGGTGGCATCTTTAAGTTGGCAAAAGGTTACAGCACTAGACCAGTAGAATGGAAGAGTCCAATTACAAAATTGCagagaaattaaaaatatttaaaaggtgGAAAAAACCTTTACATCCAGACTGGAATTGAAGCTCTTTTCCAGGGCTCTTGCCATTTGCTGAAATCAGTAGGGGTCTTTGCAGGGCAATTTTGATTGCAACTCCTAAATTCCTTGCAGAGTTCTGCATGGATCTTATATTAGGACCTCTGAATTAATCTCAGTGGGATGACAAAGTTGATATATTGTGTGGGGTAGCCATAGcaccattttaaataaatactagtTTAAAATGGAGTAGCAGAGTCCTTACAGCCGTACACAGAATTTTGCATGTGTACACTCCATTTCTCCATAATTCTCTATGAAGAAGTTTGTTTACCTATGAAATGAACTCTAGACTATTCCATTTCAAAAAGTCCAGAGGTGAGGAAAAAACAAATAGGTGCCCACACATTTAGCAATTCAGTGCTTCAATCCGAGTGTACAATTGCTATGATTTGATGACTGTTTAGACAGTGTGCCCCAACAGATCCAGACACTGGTGGTCCAAGTCCAATGCATTATTCAATTTGCAGCTGATTGAGTAAAGAAAACTGAAAAAAACATCTAAAACGGCCATCAATAGACCAGTgtaggtttgttttgttttttaactacaCATTTGAAACCACACTTTTAATACCAAACCAAGTCTCAGAAAAATAACTCAAGCTTGAGTGTCAATCAATTTACTTGGTTTAGATGCTTCAATATTTTCCCATTAAGGAGATTGTTGTATTTACCTTACCATTACAAAGGTAGGTGTTGTGTTTGctttccaataccatctctacAGATTCCATTTGAGTTACTGGTGTAATCTGTCACACTGAGCAAACATGTGATGTTATATTGTCACCTAGCTATTGACAGCCACTAGATGCCATAAACTTTTTGGATTTTATAGAAACAACTCATTAGAAAGCATGCAGACTAGGCTGGTTATGTGCGACAGTCATAACATCACCAGTGCCATAACAATTCCGTGTCACTTGGAGGCAAGCTCAGAGGGTGTGGGAGAAGAAGTTGTTAGTCACTGCTTTGTActgtatattctctgtacaattaCATATCACTACTCATCTCGGGTGTGAAGGGAAAATAACCCAACTCACTAAAGTGAGGCAGTCCACCTAGACACTTAACACTATGGCCCTAATCAGCCTGATCTTTTTAACACTTTCATGACCAAGTTTATTGTCCATTGTAGATGCCATGTCTTAATCTTGCCAAAACCTAAATACAAGTGCCCCCAGCCAGAGCACAAGACAACACTTTCATGGGGCCGTTTGGTAATACCAGCAAATCAAGACAAGCACTCAAGTTGCACTTTTGTTGCGCCAACTAGGACACCTTGCAAGATATTGCCAGGTTTagattttatattgtattatatacagcCAAGCACAAGCTATTTGTTTCAATTGACAGCCATTTCAGAATGAAGAGCCAAGTCAGTGGGACACTGATATGATAGGCCAGTTGATGTGCATCAATAAGTTTCTGAAACTGTCATATCATGACTATTAGACTTGGTTTAGCATTTTATCACTTAACATGCACACAGCTTATTTACAGATGAAGCCAGACACCTTGGAGATGTGTGAATAAACTAGGATCAGTGCAGTGTCACAGCCAACCTGCCAGGCTACACTATGCATTCCAGTCAGCTTCATCATTGTATTAGGCAAACAGGACATCAAGCTTCTGGCAGCACGGGTGACAGTATGCATATGGAAGAGAAATTAGTGTTTAAGGTGGAGGGACATTGAGCCAGAGTTGCAGAGAATGTACAATATGAATAAAAGTTACAAGATTAGACATTATGTAGGAGTGATGGGAAGCAGTGTGGCATCTACCAGGCCCATAATTCTGAGTGTGAATAACTCCTGCTGataggtaaaacaaaaaaaaaaaagttatgcaaTACCCGTCATTAACAGTTGAGTTATCAGGGAAGGTAGAGGCCACAAAAGGAGGAAGAATGCCTCTTGGACAAATCTGATACGACAATTTTACTGAAAAAGATTTAGCTTCCTAAAGatcttaaatatattgtttttagatCATGAATGGTCACATATGGTAGTTTTGAACATGATTGCTAACACACAGCCCCCAGCACCTTCCCACCCAGTCAGCCTTAGCTCTTATTCACACATTTATAATCTGCATTTCTTGAGTaagcatttgggccatagctgAAGATTTGCAGGTTATAAAAGAGAGACTAAAACTTTATTTGGCGGGAGTAACCAACCTTCAAATCATGTGACCTCTTCCACGCAATATGGGGTGGAGGCAATCACATCTTGAGATCAATGGAGGAATGTAGAGACTGCTTCCACTGTGGGAACACATTGCATCATTCTAGCACACCCTATTAAGAAAGTCATTTTTTAGGCAGGGTTAG is a genomic window of Mixophyes fleayi isolate aMixFle1 chromosome 2, aMixFle1.hap1, whole genome shotgun sequence containing:
- the TENT5B gene encoding terminal nucleotidyltransferase 5B — encoded protein: MASQTPADSPLPSPRFSVLSWPQVRRLDAILGESVPIHGRGNFPTLACRPRHLVQVVKNRLEQKGILVHNVRLNGSAASHVLHEDSGLGYKDLDLIFMVNLKGPEAFQVVKHAVLDCLLDFLPAGVNKEKITPMTLKEAYVQKLVKVCTESDRWSLISLSNNNGKNMELKFVDTLRRQFEFSVDSFQILLDSMIMFNQCSETQMSQTFHPTVTGESMYGDFEEAMDHLRNRIIATRNPEEIRGGGLLKYCNLLVRGFTPKSEVDMKTMQRYMCSRYFIDFPDIREQFRKLKCYLQDHFVGMEDKRYDCLMTLHNVVNESTVCLMGHERRQTLSLIASLAIQVLSEQNLVTAIPNYACYYQPAPFMSDGNYNSYYFTPVQPLVSCSHSYQTWLPCCN